Within the Bradyrhizobium cosmicum genome, the region CCGCTTGACGACCAGCGCGACCTCACCTGCAGCCCCGGACGCGAGGCGGCGGTAGCCCTGGAAGGCGGTGAAAGACCTTTGCATTGGAATGATTGCCATATTGACGACGTTGGACGCTTTAATATCCGGGTAAATTGCTGCCGTCAATATACCCGGGCGAAATTATCCGGGCGGATGGCTCGACATTGCGGTCCCGGGCTGGCACGAACGCGCGGCTGATCGACCACGCTAGCCTGGGGACCCTACCGATGCTGACCGTCCACCATCTCAACAATTCCCGCTCGCAGCGTGTGCTGTGGCTGCTCGAAGAGTTGGGCGTGCCTTACGAGATCGTCCGCTATCAGCGCCAGCCGGACATGCGTGCGCCGACGGAACTGCGCGCGATCCATCCGCTCGGCAAGTCCCCCGTCATCACCGACAACGGCAACACCATCGCCGAGTCAGGTGCCATCATCGAATATCTCATCGCAACCTACGGCAACGGCCGGCTGATCCCGCCGCCGAACACGCCGGAGCGGCTGCGCTTCACCTACTGGCTGCATTATGCGGAAGGCTCCGCGATGCAGCCGCTGCTGTTGAAGCTGCTGTTCACACTGATGCCGAAGCGTGCGCCGGCGCTGCTGCGCCCGCTGGTGCGCAAGGTCTCGAACCAGGCGCTTACCGCGCTGGTCAATCCGCAGCTCAAGCAGCACATGGATTATTGGGAAGGCGAGCTTGCAAAGAGCGAGTGGTTCGCCGGCAACGAGTTCACCGCCGCCGATATCCAGATGAGCTTTCCGCTCGAGGCCGCGCAAGCGCGTGGCGGACTGGAGCTCGGTCATCCCAAGGCGATGGCGTTTTTAGAACGCATCCACGCGCGGCCGGCCTATGCGCGCGCGTTGGAGAAGGGCGGGCCGTATCAGGTGGGGCGGTAAGTTTCCTCACCGCCCCCGGGATAGGACTAGTCTGCGTGCAAGACGCGGCCGCGCGTTTCCGGTAGCGCGAAGGCTGCGATGAAGAACAGCGCGTAAGCCGCCACCGCGAACATCGCGATTGCATTCGCAAGCGACGTCGATGCCGACAGTGCGCCGACGAGGAACGGAAACAGCGCGCCGATGCCTCGGCCGAAATTGTAGCAGAAGCCCTGGCCGGAGCCGCGCAGCCGCGTCGGATAGAGCTCGGTCAGGAATGCGCCGATGCCTGAGAAGTAACCCGAGGCAAAGAAACCCAGCGGGAAGCCGAGCACCCACAGGATCTCGTTGGTCAGCGGCAGCTGCGTGTAGAGCAGCACCACGGCCATCGCGCCGATCGAGAAGATCAGGAACAGATTGCGCCGTCCGATCCGGTCGGCGAGCCAGGCGCCGGTGAGATAGCCGATGAAGGAGCCGATGATCAGCGTCGAGAGATAGCCAGTCGAGCCGACGATCGACAGATGACGCTCCTTGGTCAAAAATTGCGGCACCCAGAACGTGATGGCGTAATAGCCGCCCTGGCAGCCTGTCGCCATCAGCGACGCCAGGATCGTGGTCTTCAGGATCGGGCCCGAAAAGATCTCCCAGAGCGCCGGGCGATCGCCGCTCGCGGCCTGCTTGGCGCGCGCCTCGGCCGCGACCTCGGGTTCGGTGACGGAGCGGCGGATATAGAACACCAGCAGAGCCGGCAGCGCACCGATCACGAACATCCAGCGCCACGCTGTCTCCGGCGGCAAGGCCGAGAACAGGATCGCCTGCGATAGCACAGCGAGGCCCCAGCCGACGGCCCAGCCCGACTGCACCGAGCCGACGGCGCGTCCGCGATATTGCGGCCGGATCGCCTCGCCCATCAGCACCGCGCCCGCGGCCCATTCGCCGCCGAAGCCGAGACCGAGCACGGCGCGTGCGATCAGAAGCTGGTCGAAATTCTGCACGACGGCGCAGACCAGCGAGAAGAACGAGAACCAGATGATGGTGATCTGGAGCGTCCTGACACGGCCGATATGGTCGGAGAGATAGCCGCCGAGCCAGCCGCCAATCGCGGAGGCCAGCAGCGTCACCGTGCCGGCGAGACCGGCGGAGGCCGCATCGACCTTCCACAGCGTGATGATGGTGCCGATCACCAGCGGATAGATCATGAAGTCCATGCCGTCGAGCGCCCACCCGGCCGCGCAGGCCCAGAACGTCCGGCGCTCCGGCGGATTCATGTCGCGATAGAAGGCGAGAAGGCTGGTGTCTTCGATCTCGGCGCGTTCGATGCGCCCGGTCGGATCGGTCATGTGCGTTTCCCCGGCAGTACTTTAAGCCCGCGCGGTCGTAGCACGCGCGGCAGCCGGAGCAAGGCGGCGCGCGCGCTCTAGCTATGCAGCATCCGGGTTACTGCCCCGCGGCTTCCGCGCCGCGCGTGCGCGGATCGGGCGCCCCAAGCGGCCCGTTCGGCGTCACGAGAATCGAATTGGCGGATGTCTGTCCCATCGGCTCGATGATGAGATGGTCCATCGCCTTCAGCTCGACCAGCACGTCCTCCGGGAAACCGCGCTCGATGCGCACCTCGTCCGGCAGCCATTGGTGATGCAGCCGCGGCGCAGCAACGGCGGCGGCCACATCCATCCTGTAGTCGAGCACGTTGACGATCACCTGGAGCACGGTCGAGATGATGCGGCTGCCGCCGGGCGATCCCGTCACCAGCACGGGCTTGCCGTCCTTCAGCACGATGGTTGGCGACATCGAGGACAGTGGCCGCTTGCCGGGCCCCGGCAGATTGGGCTCGAAGCCGACGAGGCCATAGGCGTTGGAGGCGCCGACCGCGGCGGTGAAATCGTCGAGCTCGTTGTTGAGCAAAACGCCGGTACCCTCCGCGACGAGGCCGACGCCGTAGCTGAAGTTCAGCGTGTAGGTATTGCTGACGGCGTTGCCGCGACTGTCGACGACGGAAAAATGCGTGGTGTTGGTGCCCTCGCGCGGCGCAGCCGGAGCGGAAACCAGATCCTTCGATGGCGTGGCGCGAGCGGTGGAGATGCCGGCGCGCAGTCTTGCCGCGTAGTCCTTCGCGGTGAGTGTCTCGATCGGCGCATTGACGAAAGCGGGGTCGCCGAGATAGCGCGCGCGGTCCGCATAGGCGCGCTTCATGGCCTCGATCAGCAGATGCAGCGATACCGGCGAGCCCTGTTTCAGGTCTGCAAGCTGAAATCCCTCGAGGATGTTGAGCGTCTCCACCAGCACCACACCGCCCGACGAAGGTAGCGGCATCGAGACGATGTCGTAGCCGCGATAGGTGCCGCGCACCGGCGCGCGGATCACCGCCTGATACGCCTTCAAGTCCGCCGGCGTCATGATGCCGCCTGCATCCGAGACGGCCTTGGCGAGCCTGTCCGCGACCGCGCCCTCGTAGAAGCCGCGCGCGCCCTGCGCCGCGACGGCCGAGAGCGTCTCGGCGAGATCGCTCTGCATCAGCCTGTCGCCTTCGCCGAGCGGCGTGCCATCGGGACGCGAGAAGATTTTTGCCGAGGACGGCCATCGCGCGAGGCGGCGATGCCAGCCCGGCAAGGTATCAGCCAAGTCGTCGCTGACGATGAAACCATCGCGAGCAAGCGAGATCGCGGGTTCGAGCAATTGCGCCAGCGTGAATTGGCCCGAGCCGTATTTCTCCAGCGCCAGAGTGAGACCTGCCACCGTGCCGGGCACGCCAACGCCGAGCGCGGAATCGCGCGACTTCGCGGCGTCGGGTTTGCCGTGGGGCCCGAGGAAGATCTGCGGTGTGGTCGCCGCCGGCGCGGTCTCGCGATAGTCGATCGTGACGTCCTCGTTGCGTTCGGCCGAATGGATCACCATGAAGCCGCCGCCGCCGATATTGCCGGCGCGCGGATAGGTCACCGCCATGGCAAAGCCGGTGGCGACTGCGGCGTCGACCGCATTGCCGCCGCGCCTGAGGATGTCGGCGCCGACTTGCGCGGAGATCTTCTCCTGCGCCACCACCATGCCGTGCTCAGAGGGAACCGCATGCACGCTGTCGAGCGCGGGCGGGACATAGGCCCGCCGCGCATCCTGTGCGGACGCCGGCGCAAGTCCAAACGCCAGAGTGGCAATGAAGGCGAAAAACGCACGCCTTGTCGAATATGTCGACATCATCAAGCTTCCGCCGTGGCCTCGGGCCAGTTCACACGCGTCGCTTCAATGCTATACGGTTTGCCCCGAGACAGGCAAAACTGTTCGTGAAAAGGACTGCATGATGACGTCGATCGCCCCGGATGTGCGCATGGCCGGCGTGCAGCGCACCTATCCGCCGCGCGCGGCCGTCGTCAGCTGGATCTTCTTCGACTGGGCCGCACAGCCTTATTTCACGCTGATCACGACTTTCGTGTTCGCGCCCTATTTCGCCACCAGCATTGCGCCAGATCCCGCCACTGGCCAGTCGCTGTGGGGCTTCGCGATGGCGGCAGCGGGTCTCGCCATCGCGCTGATGTCGCCGGTGCTCGGGGCCATCGCGGATGCGTCGGGCCGCAGGAAGCCGTGGATCGCAGGATTTGGTGCGCTGCTGGTGCTGGCCGCCTGCACGCTGTGGATCGGCAAGCCCGGTGATCCCTCCATCATTGCGCCTCTGCTGCTGGCCGTCGCGCTCGCCAGCGTCGGCGCCGAATTCGCCACCGTCTTCAACAACGCGATGATGCCGACCCTGGTGCCGCCGGAACGGATCGGCCGGCTCTCGGGCACCGGCTGGGCCACCGGTTACATCGGGGGCATCGTCAGCTTGATCATCGTGCTCGGCTTCCTCGCAGCCAATCCCGAGACCGGCCGCACGCTGCTCGGATTCAAGCCGTTGTTCGGGCTCGATCCGGTCAGCCATCAGGGCGATCGCATCGTCGGACCGCTGACCGGGCTGTGGTTCATCATCTTCGTGATGCCGCTGTTCCTGTTCACGCCGGATTATCCGGCGAAGCGCCCGGTGCGCGAGGCGCTGCGCGAGGGACTGTCCGAGCTGAAGCGATCGATCAGGAGCTTGCCGCAGCAGAAATCGCTTGCGGCGTTCCTGCTCGCCAACATGATCTACACCGACGGCCTGGTGTCGCTGTTCGCGTTCGGCGGCATTTATGCCGCCGGCACGTTCGGCTGGCACACGATCCAGATCGGCAGCTTCGGCATCATGCTGGCGATCGCCGGCACGTTCGGCGCATGGCTGGGCGGCAAGCTCGACGATTCGCTGGGGCCGAGGCGCGTGATCACCGGCAGCTTGCTGCTCCTCTTGCTCGCTGTGGCGGCGATCCTTCTGGTCGACAAGGACAGCGTGCTGTTCGTCGCGGTCGCACCGCCTCAACAGGGCGCTCCCCTGTTCTCGAGCGCGGCCGAACGCGCCTATCTTGTGCTGGGCTGCCTGATCGGTGCCGCCGGCGGGCCATTGCAGGCGGCTTCGCGCACGCTGCTGATCCGGCTCGCGCCGAAAGACCGCATCGCGCAGTATTTTGGCCTGTTCGCGCTGACGGGGAAAGTGACGTCCTTCATCGGCCCGCTGCTGATCGGAATGATCACCGCGGTGACGGCGAGCCAGAAAGCCGGCATGGCCGTGCTGGTGGTGTTTTTCGTTGCGGGGCTGGGACTGCTGATGCGGGTGCGGGATTAGCCGCACCACGCGATCTCACCGCCGTCATTGCGAGCGCAGCGAAGCAATCCAGAATCGTTCCGCAGAGGAAGTCTGGATTGCCTCGTCGCTTTGCTCGTCGCAATGACGAGGTCGATGGGATCGTCGTCGCTCTTGCAGCCCGTTACGCCGACAGACTCAATGCCTGAAGTGCCGCGTGCCCGTGAACACCATGGCGATGCCGTGCTCGTCGGCGGCCTTGATCACCTCGTCGTCGCGCATCGAGCCGCCGGGCTGCACAACGGCGGTGGCGCCGGCTTCAATGCAGGCGAGCATGCCGTCGGCGAACGGGAAGAATGCGTCCGACGCCACCACCGAGCCTTTGGTGAGCGGCTCGGCGAGCTTCAGCTCGGCGGCCGCGTCCTGGGCCTTGCGTGCCGCGATCCGGGCTGAATCCACCCGGCTCATCTGGCCCGCGCCGATGCCGACGGTGGCGAGATCCTTGGCATAGATGATGGTGTTGGACTTGACGTGCTTTGCCACGCGGAAGGCGAATTTGAGGTCGCGCATCTCGGCATCCGTGGGTGCACGCTTGGTCACGACCTTGAACGTCATGTCATCGACCACGGCGTTGTCGCGGCTCTGCACCAGCAGGCCGCCGGCCACCGTCTTGGCGGTAAGGCCGGGTGCGCGCGGATCGGGGAGGCTGCCGGCGAGCAGCAGGCGCAGATTCTTCTTCCCGCCGATGATGGCGATGGCTTCCTCGCTCGCGTCGGGCGCGATGATCACCTCGGTGAAGATCTTCGTGATCTCGCGCGCGGTCTCGGCGTCGAGTGCGCGGTTCATCGCGATGATGCCGCCGAACGCGGATGTGGAATCGCAGGCCAACGCCTTGCGATAGGCATCGACGAGGTTCGCGCCTTCGGCGACGCCGCAGGGATTGGCGTGCTTGACGATGACGCAGGCCGCGGTGCGCTTGGTGTCGAACTCGCCGATGCATTCATAGGCCGCATCGGTGTCGTTGATGTTGTTGTAGGAGAGCTCCTTGCCCTGCAGTTGCCGTGCGGTGGAGACGCCCGGGCGCTTGTCGGGCGTCGCATAGAACGCCGCGGTCTGGTGCGGGTTCTCGCCATAGCGCAGCGGCTGGATCAGCCTGCCGCCGAAGGCGCGGAAATCCGGCGCGTCGATCTCGAGCTGGCGATTGAACCAGTTCGAGATCGCGGCATCATAGGCCGCGGTGCGCGCATAGGCCTTTGCGGCAAGGCGGCGGCGCAGTTTCAGCGTGGTCGCGCCGTTGTTGGCGGCGAGCTCGTCGAGCACGGCCTGATAGTCCTGTGCCTCGACCACGACGGCGACGTCGTCATGGTTCTTGGCGGCGGCGCGGATCATCGCGGGGCCGCCAATGTCGATGTTCTCGATGCAGTCCTCGAAGCCGGCGCCTTTGTCGACGGTGGCCTCGAACGGATAGAGGTTGACGACGAGAAGGTCGATCGGCGCGATGCCGTGCGCCTTCATCGCCTCCGCATGCTCCTTGTTGTCGCGGATCGCAAGCAAGCCGCCATGCACCTTGGGATGCAGCGTCTTGACGCGGCCGTCCATCATCTCCGGAAAGCCGGTGAGGTCGGAAACGTCCTTCACCTTCAAGCCCGCCGCAGCGATCGCCTTGGCAGTGCCGCCGGTCGAGACCAGCTCGACATCATGCCCGGCAAGCGCCTTGGCGAATTCGATCAGGCCGGTTTTGTCGGAAACGGAAAGCAGAGCACGGGTGACGCGGCGGGGATGGTCAGTCATGAGCAAGATCCTCTGTATTAAGGAGTGTCTATGCCCAGGCGCGCGGCGGATATGTGTCGCGCTTCCCGATGGTGCTCCATCCAAGGTCGCCAGTCGCGCGAACGAGGGCTCGATAGCAGCTTTTGGCCGTTTTCACAACGACGAGATGAGGCCGAATCGAGCGCGTCTACAGCGGAAGTTCCGGCTCACGACGGGCGTTGCGGCGGGCGTTGGTGACCGCGGGCGACGCGGTGGAGCGGACAAAGCTCCAGCGGATCGAGGGCGCCTGGCGGGCATCCTGCCGGATCACGATCTGCGCGGTGCGGCGCGGCCCGTCGTTACCGGCCAGGAACACGCTGTCCTCGAGGTCGACCTTGTCGTCGAGCGCCTCGAAGGTCCAGACGTCGCGGTTCGGCAGCACCAGCATGACGCCGCGGGCATCCGACAGCCGGCTCGCCTTCACCGCGGGATGCAGATGGAAGCGCAGCGCGTAATCGGCGTCGGCGCCCTTGAAGCGCCCGCCTTGCGGCGGAGACAGCGTGTCCTCGCCGTCGATGCGCGCACCGTCATTGGCGATCATCAGCACGCGGCGATGGATCGCGCCGAATTTGGCGAGATAACCGTCATGCGACGTCGTCAGCAGCGTGCCGTTCTGCACGATCTCGCGATAGCTCTCGACCTCGACCGGGCCGCTGGTGACCGGCGAGCCGTGCAACAGGCGCTTCATCGCCGACATCTCGACGAACTGGCACGAGGACGTCTCGTGATAGGTCAGCGTCGAATGCGCCGCGGTGCCGCGCGCGAACGGCCGCCAATTGTCGCGGCCGGTGGTCGGCATGCCGCAATTGGTGACGATGCGGCTGATGCCGGAGGACAGTTCGAACGACAGGCAGCCGGCATGGGCGTCGTGGCTGACTCCGGCCGGCGGCGGTGGGCCCGTGTCGATGATCACGGTGGTCTGGCCGGCATCGAGGCGCTGGAAACCGGTATGCGGCATGTTCGCCATCGGCGCGCCGTGGGTGTCATCATAGGCGAGCAGCGTCGCGAGCAGGTCCGACGGTGTCGCGCTCATGCCGTTGAACAGTGCAAAATTGCCGTCGCCGTGGCGGAAGAAGCGCAGCATCGGCATCATGCGGTCGATCGCATTGAGCAGCGCCGGCGGCGGCGCGATGTTGCGTGCGGCAAAGGTCTGCCGCAGCGGCAGCAGGTCGATCAGGAGCTCGATCAGCGCACCGGGATTGCGGGATATGTGTCCGCCGTCGGGCAGGATCTGCCGCTGCAACTCGTCCGAAAGCTTTTTCGACGCGCTGCGGATCTGTCCCGCCTGGTTGGCGAGGCACAGTGAAGCATAGCACAGCGCGATCAGAACCTGCAGCTTCGGCACACCATCGGGAATGTCGACCATGGTGTAGCGCAGCAAGCGGATCTCGCGCGCCAGCGCGCGCAGATAACGACGGTAGAATTTGTTGTCGGTGTCGTTGAGCACCAAAGGTGCCTGCGACAGCAGCGAGATCACGCGCCGTGCCAGCACGTCGGCGCGCCGCGCGACGGCGCGGCGTTTGTTGCTC harbors:
- a CDS encoding MFS transporter, producing MTSIAPDVRMAGVQRTYPPRAAVVSWIFFDWAAQPYFTLITTFVFAPYFATSIAPDPATGQSLWGFAMAAAGLAIALMSPVLGAIADASGRRKPWIAGFGALLVLAACTLWIGKPGDPSIIAPLLLAVALASVGAEFATVFNNAMMPTLVPPERIGRLSGTGWATGYIGGIVSLIIVLGFLAANPETGRTLLGFKPLFGLDPVSHQGDRIVGPLTGLWFIIFVMPLFLFTPDYPAKRPVREALREGLSELKRSIRSLPQQKSLAAFLLANMIYTDGLVSLFAFGGIYAAGTFGWHTIQIGSFGIMLAIAGTFGAWLGGKLDDSLGPRRVITGSLLLLLLAVAAILLVDKDSVLFVAVAPPQQGAPLFSSAAERAYLVLGCLIGAAGGPLQAASRTLLIRLAPKDRIAQYFGLFALTGKVTSFIGPLLIGMITAVTASQKAGMAVLVVFFVAGLGLLMRVRD
- the purH gene encoding bifunctional phosphoribosylaminoimidazolecarboxamide formyltransferase/IMP cyclohydrolase → MTDHPRRVTRALLSVSDKTGLIEFAKALAGHDVELVSTGGTAKAIAAAGLKVKDVSDLTGFPEMMDGRVKTLHPKVHGGLLAIRDNKEHAEAMKAHGIAPIDLLVVNLYPFEATVDKGAGFEDCIENIDIGGPAMIRAAAKNHDDVAVVVEAQDYQAVLDELAANNGATTLKLRRRLAAKAYARTAAYDAAISNWFNRQLEIDAPDFRAFGGRLIQPLRYGENPHQTAAFYATPDKRPGVSTARQLQGKELSYNNINDTDAAYECIGEFDTKRTAACVIVKHANPCGVAEGANLVDAYRKALACDSTSAFGGIIAMNRALDAETAREITKIFTEVIIAPDASEEAIAIIGGKKNLRLLLAGSLPDPRAPGLTAKTVAGGLLVQSRDNAVVDDMTFKVVTKRAPTDAEMRDLKFAFRVAKHVKSNTIIYAKDLATVGIGAGQMSRVDSARIAARKAQDAAAELKLAEPLTKGSVVASDAFFPFADGMLACIEAGATAVVQPGGSMRDDEVIKAADEHGIAMVFTGTRHFRH
- a CDS encoding MFS transporter produces the protein MTDPTGRIERAEIEDTSLLAFYRDMNPPERRTFWACAAGWALDGMDFMIYPLVIGTIITLWKVDAASAGLAGTVTLLASAIGGWLGGYLSDHIGRVRTLQITIIWFSFFSLVCAVVQNFDQLLIARAVLGLGFGGEWAAGAVLMGEAIRPQYRGRAVGSVQSGWAVGWGLAVLSQAILFSALPPETAWRWMFVIGALPALLVFYIRRSVTEPEVAAEARAKQAASGDRPALWEIFSGPILKTTILASLMATGCQGGYYAITFWVPQFLTKERHLSIVGSTGYLSTLIIGSFIGYLTGAWLADRIGRRNLFLIFSIGAMAVVLLYTQLPLTNEILWVLGFPLGFFASGYFSGIGAFLTELYPTRLRGSGQGFCYNFGRGIGALFPFLVGALSASTSLANAIAMFAVAAYALFFIAAFALPETRGRVLHAD
- a CDS encoding heparinase II/III family protein is translated as MNRFARNMLARASGGSVALSRVWPGRTDRLIIAPHDLRTADATRAAEIYAGRFVFAGKIVNCHGRSIFDLEPPSEDWEVALLGFGWLRHLRAADTALTRANARALVEDWISNPSNKRRAVARRADVLARRVISLLSQAPLVLNDTDNKFYRRYLRALAREIRLLRYTMVDIPDGVPKLQVLIALCYASLCLANQAGQIRSASKKLSDELQRQILPDGGHISRNPGALIELLIDLLPLRQTFAARNIAPPPALLNAIDRMMPMLRFFRHGDGNFALFNGMSATPSDLLATLLAYDDTHGAPMANMPHTGFQRLDAGQTTVIIDTGPPPPAGVSHDAHAGCLSFELSSGISRIVTNCGMPTTGRDNWRPFARGTAAHSTLTYHETSSCQFVEMSAMKRLLHGSPVTSGPVEVESYREIVQNGTLLTTSHDGYLAKFGAIHRRVLMIANDGARIDGEDTLSPPQGGRFKGADADYALRFHLHPAVKASRLSDARGVMLVLPNRDVWTFEALDDKVDLEDSVFLAGNDGPRRTAQIVIRQDARQAPSIRWSFVRSTASPAVTNARRNARREPELPL
- the ggt gene encoding gamma-glutamyltransferase, which gives rise to MMSTYSTRRAFFAFIATLAFGLAPASAQDARRAYVPPALDSVHAVPSEHGMVVAQEKISAQVGADILRRGGNAVDAAVATGFAMAVTYPRAGNIGGGGFMVIHSAERNEDVTIDYRETAPAATTPQIFLGPHGKPDAAKSRDSALGVGVPGTVAGLTLALEKYGSGQFTLAQLLEPAISLARDGFIVSDDLADTLPGWHRRLARWPSSAKIFSRPDGTPLGEGDRLMQSDLAETLSAVAAQGARGFYEGAVADRLAKAVSDAGGIMTPADLKAYQAVIRAPVRGTYRGYDIVSMPLPSSGGVVLVETLNILEGFQLADLKQGSPVSLHLLIEAMKRAYADRARYLGDPAFVNAPIETLTAKDYAARLRAGISTARATPSKDLVSAPAAPREGTNTTHFSVVDSRGNAVSNTYTLNFSYGVGLVAEGTGVLLNNELDDFTAAVGASNAYGLVGFEPNLPGPGKRPLSSMSPTIVLKDGKPVLVTGSPGGSRIISTVLQVIVNVLDYRMDVAAAVAAPRLHHQWLPDEVRIERGFPEDVLVELKAMDHLIIEPMGQTSANSILVTPNGPLGAPDPRTRGAEAAGQ
- a CDS encoding glutathione S-transferase family protein — its product is MLTVHHLNNSRSQRVLWLLEELGVPYEIVRYQRQPDMRAPTELRAIHPLGKSPVITDNGNTIAESGAIIEYLIATYGNGRLIPPPNTPERLRFTYWLHYAEGSAMQPLLLKLLFTLMPKRAPALLRPLVRKVSNQALTALVNPQLKQHMDYWEGELAKSEWFAGNEFTAADIQMSFPLEAAQARGGLELGHPKAMAFLERIHARPAYARALEKGGPYQVGR